In Papaver somniferum cultivar HN1 chromosome 9, ASM357369v1, whole genome shotgun sequence, the genomic stretch TTGTTCCCCAAGTTTAGGAAAAGATTTGAGTAAAATTTTTAGAACCCCTTCAAAACTGATACCATACTAGAAAATTGTAGAGAGTTTTATTAGAGATAAAAGCTGATAAATGATGATCTCATAGAGACGATCAGCTTTTGATATACAGAGCTGTAACAAATTACAATTGAAGAAGGTGAGCTGTGTCGACAATGACAATAGAACCAGCAACAGAATAGACAGTTCAGAGAACCGTCATTACACAGCATTTATTAATAGAATGAAATGGGAATCCTTGTTGCTGAAGTTGGCCAACTTTTCTGCAGCTTGATCAAACTTGAACCGGTGGACTGAACCCCAATCTTGATCTTGGAATATCAAACTCCATAATGTTGAATTGCATCTGATGACCACCAATAACAATTGAAGTCTTCGGCTTTGAACCTCCGTCTACAAATGCTAAACAGTAGACATTATCCTTAACAAGCTTCAGAGAATTAGCTGGCCCGGTCATCTGCCAAAATGCATCGTTGCGCAATCCGAGAACAATCGTTGGCACAACAAGACCATCTGGTCTGCTTTCTATCGTGGACGCATTAAAACAAGCACTGAAAGGCGCAACAGGAGCTACCATAGAAATACCCATGGCTTTAGCTCTCTGAAAATAAAGACTTGTCAAGGCCTTGTATATTGATGTCTCCATAGTAGTGTAAGGAACTAAAGTGCTGAATTTGGTTCCTCCAATTCCAGTTTTCTTGTTAATGGACAACAATCCTTTGTCGTACGTGACATTTTCATTGCCTGCTTCGATGTACTTTACATCGACGAAATAGTCGGTAGGGAAATAAGAGTTGGTGAGGAGTGGTGTGTAGGCTAATGGCTGCCTGAACTGCTGGTTAGTGTAAGGACCGTCCCCGAAATACAAAGTACCTTCGCTAGTTGAAGATAGTTCCATAGCAAATTTCCGAGAGAACCGGAATGCAGATGCAAATTGTGAAGTTAAGGAAAGTCCTGATCTTCCAAGACCAACAATTCCTCTAGCACCTTTCGCTAGCCCACGTAAGGCGCCAGCAGATTCTTCACAACCGAATGAAATCCCACGAACCGTAACATTTGGACCTGACACCCACTCCCCATTCTTCAAATTGTTTGATTGAGCAGTCACCACGCCTGAAATCGCTGCAGCTGCACAACCTCGGCTAGAATAAATCCAGGAAGATTTACGCCCGAGATCAACAACTATATTTACAGGGACTTTTCCTAGGCTGATTTTTGTCAGATACTGCAGTGTAGATGGATCTCTGCTGACAGTGAAAACCAGCCCGCTAGGccgagaagaagatgaaggttgTTGAGCATTAGAGACGGAGAGAACGAAGGAACTGAGCAAAAGAAATGTGAAAACTGAAGCCATGAGAGATTGAATTTGATTGATATAACTAGTAGTGGAATCACTGGAATGTAGAACAAGTGAGGAGGTATGAGGTTTATATAGTAGTAATCTAGTCCAAGGACACGGTTTAGTTGGTCAAATGAAATGGGCGCCAGATTTCAAGTcataatacacaaaagtgtatAGCAATAAACTAAACAGTGCCAAAACATTGAATTGAATGAATACCAGCAGCCTAAAGTAGTGGGAATGTTTTCTGTCATTGTTTTTGGGTTTTTCTGCTGCAATTATCATTTTGATTGACAAAAGAAGCAAAAATAACAGGGGCTGCTGCTATTTGTCCACTCAATTATCTAAAGCACATGTTAGATTGAGAGATCTAAACTCGAATTCTCACCTGTTCTTTTTTTGTATTTTAGAACCATGACAAatagctttgattttttttttgccaatCAATTTCGCCGTCTCACCTCCTCCC encodes the following:
- the LOC113311324 gene encoding basic 7S globulin-like, encoding MASVFTFLLLSSFVLSVSNAQQPSSSSRPSGLVFTVSRDPSTLQYLTKISLGKVPVNIVVDLGRKSSWIYSSRGCAAAAISGVVTAQSNNLKNGEWVSGPNVTVRGISFGCEESAGALRGLAKGARGIVGLGRSGLSLTSQFASAFRFSRKFAMELSSTSEGTLYFGDGPYTNQQFRQPLAYTPLLTNSYFPTDYFVDVKYIEAGNENVTYDKGLLSINKKTGIGGTKFSTLVPYTTMETSIYKALTSLYFQRAKAMGISMVAPVAPFSACFNASTIESRPDGLVVPTIVLGLRNDAFWQMTGPANSLKLVKDNVYCLAFVDGGSKPKTSIVIGGHQMQFNIMEFDIPRSRLGFSPPVQV